In a genomic window of Pseudoalteromonas xiamenensis:
- the ahpC gene encoding alkyl hydroperoxide reductase subunit C produces MTSLINTTIKPFNATAYHNGEFLPVSEQNLLGKWSIVFFYPADFTFVCPTELGDLADHYEQLQGMGVEVFSVSTDTHFTHKAWHDASDTIKKIQFPMIGDPTGRITRNFGVMIEEEGLALRGTFVINPEGEIKVVETHDLGIGRSAKELVRKVQAAQYVANHDGEVCPASWQPGDETLAPSLDLVGKI; encoded by the coding sequence ATGACTTCATTAATCAACACAACTATTAAACCTTTCAATGCAACGGCTTACCACAACGGTGAATTCCTGCCAGTGAGTGAACAAAATCTACTCGGTAAATGGTCAATCGTGTTTTTCTACCCAGCGGACTTCACCTTTGTATGTCCTACGGAATTAGGTGACCTTGCAGATCACTACGAGCAGCTTCAAGGCATGGGTGTTGAGGTGTTCTCTGTATCAACAGACACACACTTTACACACAAAGCATGGCACGACGCGTCAGACACAATTAAGAAGATCCAATTCCCAATGATTGGTGACCCAACAGGGCGTATCACTCGCAACTTCGGTGTGATGATTGAAGAAGAAGGTTTAGCGCTACGTGGTACGTTTGTGATTAACCCTGAAGGTGAAATCAAGGTTGTTGAAACTCATGACCTAGGCATTGGCCGCAGCGCGAAAGAATTAGTACGTAAAGTACAAGCGGCACAATATGTTGCCAACCACGACGGTGAAGTTTGCCCAGCTTCTTGGCAACCGGGTGATGAGACATTAGCACCATCACTAGACCTCGTTGGCAAGATCTAA